The window TTATCTTAGTTAAAGTAAAGAGGTTAATATTAAGAGTTATCTTAAAGTGAAGATTCTATGTTCCAAGTTTCAGGATCAAGGGATTGTTGTCTTCCTATGGATAAAGATAACGAAAAAATGATTTTATGGGGGTTTAATCGTGATCGCCAAACAGAGGTTTGTTTTAGATACAACTGCCTTTACAGATAACAAGTTAAGGGATGCTTATGGGGACGGGGAATTGGATAAGACTGTAGATACTCTGCTGGACCTGATAGCCCGTTCCAGGATAAAACTCAATATCAGTTGCCACATGCCCCCCATCACTTATAAAGAATTCACTGACTACATAAGCCGCTATGAATGCCCCCAGGAAACCATGATCAAGGCTGAAACCTGGATCGTGAAAAAATCACCCAACCGTTACGACACCAAAATACCATCTGAAATATTCTATGAATATGTGCAGGATATGCGTGAACGGATGAACAAGGGCATGCGCATCTCAGAAAGTGCGGTCTGGGAGGCAGCAGTGGAATCCATGGTCATGATGTCCCGTGGTGAGAAAAAGACCCAGATCGAGATGGAAGTTATTGGAAAAGCCATTAAAGATTTCAGGAAACGTTACCGTGCAGCACTTCGTAAAGGAACCCTGGACAGTGCCCCTGATCTGGATGTGCTTTTACTTGCTAAGGAACTGGGAGCCGGAGTGGTAGCAGCAGACGAAGGAATCAAAGTCTGGGCAGAAAGACTGGGACTCAGGTTTTTAAGCGCTAAATCGTTCCCTAAAATGTTAAGAGAGTACTTAAAATATTACGAATAAGTGGAAATTCATTTAATAGGATGATAAAGTCCAATCTTTCGTTGATTCTGCTTATCCATTAACATCTTTTTAAACTTGAAATAGTAAGTAACAACACCATTAGTTATGATTCTTAAGTTTCCAGCACCACTACCCACCTGATCAGAACATTGCCCATTAACCAAAAAATGTATAAAAATTCGCTAAAACTTTAAAAAATGAAAATGCAATTCACGTTTAACCAATAGGAGAATTAGAATGGAACTACAAAAACCAAGAGGAACACGTGACTTCCTCTTTGATGAGATGAAAGAACGGAAATTTGTTGAAAACACCATGAGGAAGGTGTTTGAAACTTATGGTTATCAGGAGATTAAAACTCCAATTTTTGAGGATCTTGCCCTTTTCACCCTTAAATCTGGTGAAGGAATAATAGAAGAAATATATCACTTCCAGGATAAGGGAGGAAGAGATCTGGCACTCCGACCAGAATTAACAGCACCTGTAGCCAGGATATATTTAAACCAATTACAAAAAGCACCCCGACCCATAAAAATGTATTATTTTGGGAGTTGTTTCCGTTATGAACGACCACAAGCCGGACGTTTCCGTCAATTCTGGCAGTTTGGATGTGAACTCATTGGTGGAAAATCTCCCGACTGCGAGGCAGAGATCATTGCCCTGGCAGCCCACTGTTTAGAGGAACTGAAACTGGAAGATTACCAGATACACCTGGGTAACCTGGGAATTTTAAGGGGAATACTGACTCAGGATGGTGTTTCAGCAGACCAACAGGATCAGGTAATGGCAATTATCGACAAAGGAGAAGTAAAAGAACTGGAAAAATTGTTGGAAGAGTTAAAACTCAATGAAGAATCAAAAAACATTCTCCTGGAATTGATTGGATTGCAGGGACACCGAGAGGTCATTCCAGTTGTCCAGGAACTGGTAAAAAATTATCCTGATGCTACCAAATCCATGGAAGAATTGGAAGAACTCCTAGTAATGCTGGAAGCCTTTGGTTTTACCGGTTACACTGTAAATTTAGGGATTGCACGTGGACTAGACTACTACACCGGAACAGTTTTTGAGATCTATGTGGAGGGTCTGGGGGCCCAGAAACAAATAAGTGGTGGGGGAACCTATAATTTAATAGAGATTTTCGGTGGCGAAAAGGTTGAATCCACTGGATTCGCCTTTGGCTTTGACCGTGTGATGGAATCCCTCAAGATTCAAAAAACACAACCTGCACTGAAAAGTAGGGTGGAAGTCTTTGTAGCACCAATATCCACAGAAACAAAACTCAAGGCCTTTGAAATAGCACAAAAGTTAAGGAAAAACAACATCACTACTGATGTGGAACTGGTGGGCCGGAAACTTAAAAAGATTCTTTCCTTTGCAGATAACTCCGGGGCAAAATTTGTGGTCCTGGTAGGTGCTCGTGATCTGGAAGAAGGCAAAATCACCCTGAAGGATATGGAATCAGGAGACCAGGAACAAATACCTATAAAAAACATTACAAGTGTTCTGTTGGACAGAATTAAAACCAGCGAATGATTTTTAAAGGATTAATTGAATGGAATGTTTTAAGAATTGATTAAATTTGTAAGGATTGATTACATGGATATACCTCAACTCAATTACCGTCATGTGGTTAACGGAGAAAAACTGGTTATAGCCATAGCCCAGGATTATCAAACCGGAGAAGTGCTCAT is drawn from Methanobacterium petrolearium and contains these coding sequences:
- a CDS encoding RNA ligase partner protein, with the translated sequence MIAKQRFVLDTTAFTDNKLRDAYGDGELDKTVDTLLDLIARSRIKLNISCHMPPITYKEFTDYISRYECPQETMIKAETWIVKKSPNRYDTKIPSEIFYEYVQDMRERMNKGMRISESAVWEAAVESMVMMSRGEKKTQIEMEVIGKAIKDFRKRYRAALRKGTLDSAPDLDVLLLAKELGAGVVAADEGIKVWAERLGLRFLSAKSFPKMLREYLKYYE
- the hisS gene encoding histidine--tRNA ligase → MELQKPRGTRDFLFDEMKERKFVENTMRKVFETYGYQEIKTPIFEDLALFTLKSGEGIIEEIYHFQDKGGRDLALRPELTAPVARIYLNQLQKAPRPIKMYYFGSCFRYERPQAGRFRQFWQFGCELIGGKSPDCEAEIIALAAHCLEELKLEDYQIHLGNLGILRGILTQDGVSADQQDQVMAIIDKGEVKELEKLLEELKLNEESKNILLELIGLQGHREVIPVVQELVKNYPDATKSMEELEELLVMLEAFGFTGYTVNLGIARGLDYYTGTVFEIYVEGLGAQKQISGGGTYNLIEIFGGEKVESTGFAFGFDRVMESLKIQKTQPALKSRVEVFVAPISTETKLKAFEIAQKLRKNNITTDVELVGRKLKKILSFADNSGAKFVVLVGARDLEEGKITLKDMESGDQEQIPIKNITSVLLDRIKTSE